The Microbulbifer sp. YPW1 genome contains the following window.
GTAAGGGTTCAGCTACTGGTACAGAGCACTGATGACAACGTGCTGGAGGATGCGCAGCCTTATACCTTTAACGGCACTACCAACAACGCGCCTGGCGATCGCCGGTTACGACAGGTGTTTATTAACACTGTCGGTATCCGCAGCCGGTTGCCCTGATAATTACGAAAAGATCGCTGGAAAGAACAATGAGAGCCAATTCGAATTTCAAATCAATTAACCGATCGCTCGGACAGCAAAGGGGGATGACCCTGATTGTCGGACTGATTATGGTGCTCCTGATGACCCTGGTCGGTATGGCGGCGATCCGTGGCAGCAGCATGCAAGAATTGATGGCCGGTAATATGCGCGATCGTAACCTCGCGTTTCAGGCGGCTGAGGCCGGACTCCGGCAGGGTGAAAATCAATTGACCAATGCCACTCTTCCTGTATTTGATGGCTCTACTGTGGGTTTGTACGAAGCCATTGATGGCTCCAGTAGTACCGGCTTTTGGGACACCTATGGATGGGCCGCCGCCTCCGCCATGACCAACATGGGCCTGGAGTATGTGATAACGCAGCCGCGCTATGTAATTGAGGAGGTTACCAGCTCCTCAACCCTGAGTATGGATGGTGGTGCGATCGATTTTGCCAGCACATTGAAAACCGAAGATACGACTTTTTACCGCGTAACCAGCCGCGGAGAGGGGGGCACCGATGGTGCCGTCGTTATTCTGCAGTCCACATACAAACGCTGAGTTGGGCAGAGGAAAGAATTCATGGCCAAGAATGTGATAATCAAAAAAATCAGCAGTGCGTTAGTGGCGACCCTTTTGTGCTTGGGGATCTCTCACAGTGCTGTCTCCCTGGATTTAGCTCAGAGCCCTTTGTTCCTAAGTAATGGCGCGCCGCCAAACGTGATGTTTGTCATCGATGATTCGGGCTCCATGCATTTTGAAATTACACCGGAAGAGTACCGACGTGATACTGCTTATATATTCCCGCGTGCGGATGGTGTGTATGGGAATAACGGATACAACCAGACCGAAAACGGCGATTATCAGGTTCCCACTGTAGATAGTAATAATGCTTACAATGCGCTGACCCGCTCCCCTCAGTACAACAAAAGTTATTACGATCCGTCGGTCACCTATACTCCCTGGGTAAAGTACGACGGAAGCCTTTACCCGAATGCCACACCTAGCTGCGCATTGCATAATCCGGAGAATACCGGGGATTGTCCCAGCGGTACTGCCTCGGTCAATGAGATTGCCCGGGATCTCACGGTTACCAACGGAAACTATAACAGCAACGGTTGGCGCAGTTGCAGCCAGGGTTTTTGGGGGAACATAACTTGCAGCTCTACTGATGAAGAGAAGACTTACTGGCCCGCTACGTATTTTTGGCATAATGGAACTGGTAGTGCGTGGGACTGGAATAGCTATTCAAAGGTTGAAATCAAGTCTGATACGGCAACTTACACCGGTCATGACCGTACAGCGCGTACGGATTGTATTGCCGGGGTTTGTACCTATGAACAGGAAATTCAGAATTTTGCCAACTGGTATACCTACTATCGCTCGCGCACCCTAGCGGCGCGAGCGGGAATCGGACGCGCGTTTTCAGAGCAAGGCGAAGACATGCGCGTTGGTTTTGGGGCTATCAATAAGGGCAATGGTGATGTCGATGGTGTGAATACGGGTACCATTGTCAATGGCGTGCGAACCTTTTCCGGTACCAATCGGCAGAACTTTTTCGAAGAGCTGTATACCCGCGATGTGCCTACTTCTGGTACACCATTGCGGCAGGCCCTGGATGATGCCGGGCAGTACTTTTCGCGTACGGATAACAAAGGGCCTTGGGGAGCAGATCCTGGTGTGGATGACAGTACCGCGCACCTAGCGTGTCGGGCCAGCTATACAATCTTGATGACTGATGGCTACTGGAATGGTAACCAGGCTGGTACCGTGGATGCTCGGGCAAATATCGATGGTACTGCGGGTAGCGAAATAACGGGCCCAGATGGTCAATCCTATACATATAGTGCTGTATCCCCTTTCTCAGATAGCAACAGTAATACGCTTGCGGATGTTGCTATGTACTACTGGAATCGGGATCTGCGCACTGACTTGAGCAACGACGTGCCGGTAAAGGATAGTAGTGTTGATCCTGCATTCTGGCAGCACATGGTAACTTTTGGAGTTGGCTTGGGGGTGGAAGGCTCCATCAATAGCGACGACGCCTTCGCGGCGATAGATTCGGGTGACACTATCACCTGGCCTGACCCCAGCTCGGGTAATTCCGACAAGATTGACGACTTGTTGCATGCCTCGTTAAATGGTCGCGGTGGCTTCTTTAGTGCGGCAGACCCGCAAGCGTTTGCAAGTGACCTGTCCGAGGTTTTGGAAAATATCGTGGGTCGAACTGACGGCTCTGCGTCGTCGGTAGCGACCAACTCCACCCGCCTTGGTACCGACACCGTGATTTATCAGGCGCTGTTTAACAGCACCAACTGGAGCGGTGAACTGAGGGCCTTGAATCTTAATAGTGACGGTACCGTGGGTTCCACCAAGTGGAAGACGGACGATTCCAAATTCACCAGCTATGCCATGCGCAACATCGTCACTTACAACGGTGGCGGTGTGGACTTTGCCTGGGCCAACCTATCTACTGCACAGCAGGACGCATTGAAAGACGGTGGTACCGATGCTGAGGGGCAGGCACGGCTGAACTGGGTGCGTGGGCTGGGCGTGACCGGGTTGCGGGATCGCGAATCAATTCTTGGTGATATCGTCAATTCAAGTCCAGTATTTGCCGGCGACAAAAAATACAACTTCCATCTGCTTTCCGAGGAGCTCGGAGGGTTGGCCTATGAGACGTATTACACTGGGCAGAAGGCGAATCGCCGCGAGGTGATTTACGTGGGCGCAAATGACGGTATGTTGCACGCCTTCGATGCGTCGACGGGGTCCGAATTGTTTGCCTATATCCCTTCCGGCGTGTACGAACAGTTGGCAGACATGAGTGCAGCGGATTACGGAACTAGCACCAACCCGCATGCGTACAGTATGGACGGCAAACTGTTTGTGGGTGATGCGTATGTCAATGGCGCCTGGAAAAATATTCTGGTCGGTTCTCTGGGTGCAGGCGGTCGGGGTATCTTTGCTCTCGACGTCACCAATCCGGATGGGTTTGACGAAAGTGATGTTTTGTTCGAGTTCACCGAAGCAGATTTTCCCGGCATCGGTAACATCACCGGTGAGCCGATCATTGCCCCCACCAATGACGGCTGGAAGCTAATCTTTGGCAATGGCTATAACTCGGAAAACACTCGAGCCCGTCTTTTCGCGATCGATTTGAATGATCCGCTCAACGAGACCCAAGTGATAGAGGTAAGTGATACCGGTAATAATGGCTTGGCTGGTCCGGCCCTCTTGAGCAATGGTGATGGCGAAGTGGTGGCAGCATACGCTGGCGATTTGTTAGGAAATATGTGGAAGTTTGATCTGAGCGCGAACAATGCCAGTAACTGGGATGTTGCGTTTGGTAATGGTGGAGCTAAAGATCCATTTTTTACTGCTGTCGATCCAAATGGCAAAGTACAGCCGATAACCGCTACCCCGACGCTTGGCCTGAATAATCAGATGGATGGTGCCATCATGGTGTACTTCGGCACTGGCAGTTATATTTCCAGTACGGATAATGCGGTAGGCGACGTGATCAACAGCTTCTATGCTTTGGCGGACCAAGATGCCGAAATTAGTGGTCGCTCGGCATTGATGGAGAAAAGTATTGCTACACAAGAAAATGGAAAACGGGTTGTACAGGATAACGAAGCCACTTCATGGTGGGGCAACAAGAAAGGTTGGTACCTGGACCTGAGTTTTGGTGGTAGTGTCACCGGCGAGCGGATCACCAGTAAGCCGTTGCTAATTTATGATCGGCTGCTTTTCCCAACACTGATCACCTCGTCGGATCCCTGTTCATTTGGCGGCAGCGGCTGGTTGATGGAGCTGGTGGCTGTCGGTGATCGCTATGATGGTCACAGCATTTTCGGTGAGGACGGGGTAGAAGTAGATTACGCGGTAATCAGTTACTCTGACATTATCCGTGGAGGCGAGAAAGCATATTTGCCGACCAGTAACATCAAAGGTGAATTGGATGTGGAAGAAGGTGACTTCCCGATTGATGCTGTGGGTCGTATGTCTTGGCGACAGCTGCGATAAAGAGAGAGAAAGATGAGTAGATTAGAACGTGGGTTTACCCTGATCGAATTAATGATTGTCGTGGCGATCATTGGCATTATTTCCGCGATCGCATATCCATCCTATATGGAGTCGGTGCGAAAGAGTAATCGTGCGGATGCGAAGGCTGCTCTGAATGATGTGTCGCATCGTCTGCAGCGCTGCTTTACCGCATATAGTGACTACACCCATGCAAGCTGTGCCGTAGGTCAGACGCTGGATGATGGTCGCTCAGTCAGTTCTGGTGAAGGAATGTACACAGTCACCGGAAACTTGACCGCGACGACGTTCGCTCTGACAGCAGCCCCGGTTGCGGGTACTACTCAGGCTGGTGACTCAAAGTGTGGCAGCTTTACGTTGACTCAGGCTGGTGTCAAGGGGGCCTCGGGCTCGCTAGGTACTGACTGCTGGTAAAACTTCGCGAATATAATACGTGTTTTTTAAATGACCCGGCCTTGCGCCGGGTCATTCGTTTTCCAACCCCAGCTTTTTCAAACGGTAGCGCAGGGAACGGAAACTGATCCCCAGTTTTTCTGCTGCTGCCGTCCTGTTCCAGTCGGTTTCATTGAGGGTCGTTTCGATAGCTTCCCGCTCGATGGTTTGCAGAAAGTCATCCAGGCTTGAGTAATCTGAAGTTGCGAACTGGCCGGGGTAGGTGGATTGCTTTGACTCCGGAAGTGACGTCATCACTGGCTGTTCGAGTTCGTTGTTATTTGAATAAGCTGACGGCTCTCCAGTTTCGGGAGGCCTGGTCGGCTGCATAGCTGGAATCAGCAGGTCTGCGGCATGCAGTGTGTTGCGCTCACTCAAGGTCACGGCGCGCTCGAGTATGTTCTCAAGCTCGCGCAGGTTTCCAGGGAGGGGGTAGGCCTGTAGGGCGCTGATGGCATCTGGTGCGGCCTTCGGAGCAGCGCCTTTTTTTGCGGTGGAAATCCTGCGTAGCATATCGCGAACCAGAAGCGGAATATCCTCAAGCCTTTTTCGAAGGGGTGGAGCGTGTAGTTCAATAACGTTGATACAGTAGTAAAGATCGCTGCGAAATCGTCCCTCTCGCACTGCTTTAGCCAGGGGCTGTTTGCTGGCGCTGAGGATGCGAATATCCAGGTCGGTGCGTGCTGCATCTATTTCTGAAAAATAACGTTTCTCCTGAATGGCTCGAAGGAGTTTGACCTGAATATCCGGGGGAAGGCTGGCAACTTCATCGAGAAACAGAGTGCCGCCATGTGCACGCTGGATTAAACCCGGTTCCGATTCGCTGCCAAATAGCGTCTCTTCGAGCCGCTCTGCGGCCAGGCTGGCACAGTAAACGGGTACAAATGGTTGCTGCGCGCGCGGGCCGTGTTGGTGGATACAGCGTGCAGTCAGTTCTTTACCACTGCCCGCCTCGCCGAAGATAAGCGCCGGAGCATCGCTGCGCGCAACTTTTTCAATTTGCTTGCGCAGTTCCTGTATTGCTGGAGATTGCCCCTGTAGCAGTGTCGGGAATTCCTGCTGCTCCACGTAGCGGGCTTCGTTCAAGCGCAACGCCAGCTGCACCAGGTTGCGCAGACGCTCTAGATTCACCGGCTTGCTGACAAAATCAAATGCACCGAGTTTAAGCGCGGCAATGGCGGTATCCATATTGCCGTGCGCGGTTATGACGGCAACCGGAAGTAAACGGTCTGCCGGTAGATCCTGAATATGTTCAACAACCTGCAGCCCAGTACCATCCGGTAACTTCATGTCGGTCAGGCAGAAGTCGTAGCGCTTTTTTTCCAATTGTCGACGGGCTTCGGCGACTGACATGGCGATATCTGAGCGCACGTTCATGCGGTGTAGGGTCATGGATATCAAGTTACAGATATCCGGTTCGTCGTCGATTATTAGTGCTATGGGTTGACGATCGGCCATTTAATTAAAAATTATTGTGTTAATGGGGTCAAAAAATCTGGTCAGCGTTGGCAAATTCTACTCTGAAGCAGCTGCGTCTGTCTCGGCTTCGGCAGTAATAGAGGTTGGCTCTGTTCGATTCACACAGTTCGCGGGCGATATATAAACCGAGTCCCGCCCCGGCGGACTCGGTAGTAAAAAATGGTTCAAAGATTTTGTCTGTATTTTCCTCGGCAACCCCGTATCCATCGTCGAGTATATCAAGCTGCGCGCACTGACGTTGGGGCAGGTAACTGATTACGAGTTCCGCAGTCGGTACGCCGGTGGCGGCTCGTGAGTGTCGCACCGCGTTATTGCATAAATTTGTGAGAACCTGAGCCATCTGGTTCGGGTCGAAACGTGCGTACACCGGCACTGCCGGGTAACTGCAACGGATCTCTATGTCCCGGGGCATTTCCATGCGGTAATCCCTGAGGAAGTCGCCTATCCACTGACACAGGTCGAATAGTTGCGTCATTGGAGGCTGGCGACGGGACAGCTGCATCACATTCTCGACAATCTGGTTTACCCGCTGGCTGTGGCGTCCGATGATTTCCGTGAGTTCGCGATTTTCTGCGGTCAGCGAGCTGGACTCCGCGAGAAGTTCCGCGGCATGACTGATTGCGCTCAGCGGATTGCGCACTTCGTGGGCGATAGAGCCGGTGAGGCGGCCCAGTGAGGCGAGTTTCAATTGTTGTGCCTGTTGCGCGAGCTTGCGATTGTCTTCGAGAAATATCAGCGAGCTGCCCCGAGCATCGTGGGGCAGTGTGGTGATACTCGCACGCAACTCGGAGTGTCCCGCTCCCTGGATGATCCGGCTACGGGTCTCACCGCGGCGAAGGTCATCCAGTGTCTGACGAAAATCCGCGCTCAGCTTGCCGTCTTTGATACGTTGGATACCGAGTAACTGTTGTGCGGCGCGATTGACCAGTGCCGGCCGGTCTTCTCCGTCGACCACCAGCACCCCGGTACGCATCTGCGCGACGATCTGCTGGGTGAGCCTCTGCAGGTGCGCGGTATGCCTGCGTTCCTGTTCTACTTTCTGATTGGCGATATGGATATGTGCAGAGAGGTATTGCAGGACGCTGACGCAGGTAAACATCAGGATGCCGAGACTGCCGGCGGAGACGATGTCCTGGGTGTCGGCCTGCCCGGTGAGCAGGCCAAACAGTTGCTGTGCAATCACCGCGATACTGGCTATCGCTGCGAGAAACGCGCCCATGCGGCGATCCAGAATCAGGGAGCCCACCGCACAGGTAGTCAGCATCAGGTAGCCGACCCCGGAGTTCAGCCCGCCACTGGCCTGGATCAACAGTAGAAATGCGAGGATATCGCACCCGAGAAGGGAGCCGATACGCAGAGGGGTGGTCTGAAAACTACTGGGATATAGGTAGAGCAGCCAGGCAATGTTGAGGACTGCATAGGTGATCGCCGTATCCAGGTAGAGCACTGGGTGCAGTGTACCCACAGTATTGCTACTGATTCCGGACGCGAACAGTCCCAACAGTATCAGTGCAATGATGACCCGGTACCACGCATAGAGCTTGAGTAGCTCCCGCTGTCGCAAGCGCAGTCGATATGGCTGGACACCGGTTGAACGGGAGCCCTTGCGATTTACGGATTCCGGTGAAGTTGCGGGGTCGTTGGCCGTCTGGCTGCTCACATTTTGTTCTCGTTTTATTCACATTGTTATGGCGAGTGGCAAACTGTCGGGAGATGGCCCGGGGCAGATGTTGTACACCCGGTCGGCGTGGCTACAATAGCCGCCTCAGATTAACGGGGTATAACGATGTCTACTTTGCAGCTAGTGCTGGCGCAAATCAATCTGCTGGTGGGGGATATTCACGGCAATACTGACCAGGTAGTCGAGGTCGCGCGACGGGCCCACCGGGAGCACGGTGCCGATCTGGTGCTGTTCCCGGAATTGACCCTGTGCGGGTATCCGCCGGAAGACCTGTTGCTGCGTCCCAGTATGCAGAAGCGGATTGACGCGGCCCTGAGCAAGCTCAAGCAGGCTGAACTTCCCTGTGCGGTGCTTATCGGCTATCCACGGGTGATCGCGGGTACCGTACTGAACATGGCCGGGCTGATCCAGGATGGGGAGCTGGTTGCGGAATACGCCAAACAGAAGCTGCCCAATTATCAGGTGTTTGACGAGTTGCGCTACTTTGTGCCCGGCGAGCAGCCCTGTGTGGTGGATATCAAGGGTATCCCTACCGCCATTACCATCTGTGAGGATATCTGGCACCCGGAGCCGGTGGTACAGGCGGAGCGTGCCGGTGCCAAGTTGATGCTGAACATCAATGCGTCTCCGTTCCATCGTGGCAAGGCGGAAGAGCGCCTCGCGCTGTTGGGGCGCCAGGCGCAGGCGGGCAAGATGCCTATCGTTTATGTGAACTCGGTGGGTGGCCAGGACGAGCTGGTGTTCGATGGCGGGTCATTTGCTGTGGACAGCAATGGCGAGTTGCGTGGGCGCGCGCCGGAATTTGTCGAGAGCCTGTTGCCGGTGACGGTGCAGGC
Protein-coding sequences here:
- a CDS encoding PilX N-terminal domain-containing pilus assembly protein produces the protein MTLIVGLIMVLLMTLVGMAAIRGSSMQELMAGNMRDRNLAFQAAEAGLRQGENQLTNATLPVFDGSTVGLYEAIDGSSSTGFWDTYGWAAASAMTNMGLEYVITQPRYVIEEVTSSSTLSMDGGAIDFASTLKTEDTTFYRVTSRGEGGTDGAVVILQSTYKR
- a CDS encoding pilus assembly protein, with amino-acid sequence MAKNVIIKKISSALVATLLCLGISHSAVSLDLAQSPLFLSNGAPPNVMFVIDDSGSMHFEITPEEYRRDTAYIFPRADGVYGNNGYNQTENGDYQVPTVDSNNAYNALTRSPQYNKSYYDPSVTYTPWVKYDGSLYPNATPSCALHNPENTGDCPSGTASVNEIARDLTVTNGNYNSNGWRSCSQGFWGNITCSSTDEEKTYWPATYFWHNGTGSAWDWNSYSKVEIKSDTATYTGHDRTARTDCIAGVCTYEQEIQNFANWYTYYRSRTLAARAGIGRAFSEQGEDMRVGFGAINKGNGDVDGVNTGTIVNGVRTFSGTNRQNFFEELYTRDVPTSGTPLRQALDDAGQYFSRTDNKGPWGADPGVDDSTAHLACRASYTILMTDGYWNGNQAGTVDARANIDGTAGSEITGPDGQSYTYSAVSPFSDSNSNTLADVAMYYWNRDLRTDLSNDVPVKDSSVDPAFWQHMVTFGVGLGVEGSINSDDAFAAIDSGDTITWPDPSSGNSDKIDDLLHASLNGRGGFFSAADPQAFASDLSEVLENIVGRTDGSASSVATNSTRLGTDTVIYQALFNSTNWSGELRALNLNSDGTVGSTKWKTDDSKFTSYAMRNIVTYNGGGVDFAWANLSTAQQDALKDGGTDAEGQARLNWVRGLGVTGLRDRESILGDIVNSSPVFAGDKKYNFHLLSEELGGLAYETYYTGQKANRREVIYVGANDGMLHAFDASTGSELFAYIPSGVYEQLADMSAADYGTSTNPHAYSMDGKLFVGDAYVNGAWKNILVGSLGAGGRGIFALDVTNPDGFDESDVLFEFTEADFPGIGNITGEPIIAPTNDGWKLIFGNGYNSENTRARLFAIDLNDPLNETQVIEVSDTGNNGLAGPALLSNGDGEVVAAYAGDLLGNMWKFDLSANNASNWDVAFGNGGAKDPFFTAVDPNGKVQPITATPTLGLNNQMDGAIMVYFGTGSYISSTDNAVGDVINSFYALADQDAEISGRSALMEKSIATQENGKRVVQDNEATSWWGNKKGWYLDLSFGGSVTGERITSKPLLIYDRLLFPTLITSSDPCSFGGSGWLMELVAVGDRYDGHSIFGEDGVEVDYAVISYSDIIRGGEKAYLPTSNIKGELDVEEGDFPIDAVGRMSWRQLR
- a CDS encoding type IV pilin protein, with product MSRLERGFTLIELMIVVAIIGIISAIAYPSYMESVRKSNRADAKAALNDVSHRLQRCFTAYSDYTHASCAVGQTLDDGRSVSSGEGMYTVTGNLTATTFALTAAPVAGTTQAGDSKCGSFTLTQAGVKGASGSLGTDCW
- a CDS encoding sigma-54 dependent transcriptional regulator, yielding MADRQPIALIIDDEPDICNLISMTLHRMNVRSDIAMSVAEARRQLEKKRYDFCLTDMKLPDGTGLQVVEHIQDLPADRLLPVAVITAHGNMDTAIAALKLGAFDFVSKPVNLERLRNLVQLALRLNEARYVEQQEFPTLLQGQSPAIQELRKQIEKVARSDAPALIFGEAGSGKELTARCIHQHGPRAQQPFVPVYCASLAAERLEETLFGSESEPGLIQRAHGGTLFLDEVASLPPDIQVKLLRAIQEKRYFSEIDAARTDLDIRILSASKQPLAKAVREGRFRSDLYYCINVIELHAPPLRKRLEDIPLLVRDMLRRISTAKKGAAPKAAPDAISALQAYPLPGNLRELENILERAVTLSERNTLHAADLLIPAMQPTRPPETGEPSAYSNNNELEQPVMTSLPESKQSTYPGQFATSDYSSLDDFLQTIEREAIETTLNETDWNRTAAAEKLGISFRSLRYRLKKLGLENE
- a CDS encoding nitrogen regulation protein NR(II) — its product is MSSQTANDPATSPESVNRKGSRSTGVQPYRLRLRQRELLKLYAWYRVIIALILLGLFASGISSNTVGTLHPVLYLDTAITYAVLNIAWLLYLYPSSFQTTPLRIGSLLGCDILAFLLLIQASGGLNSGVGYLMLTTCAVGSLILDRRMGAFLAAIASIAVIAQQLFGLLTGQADTQDIVSAGSLGILMFTCVSVLQYLSAHIHIANQKVEQERRHTAHLQRLTQQIVAQMRTGVLVVDGEDRPALVNRAAQQLLGIQRIKDGKLSADFRQTLDDLRRGETRSRIIQGAGHSELRASITTLPHDARGSSLIFLEDNRKLAQQAQQLKLASLGRLTGSIAHEVRNPLSAISHAAELLAESSSLTAENRELTEIIGRHSQRVNQIVENVMQLSRRQPPMTQLFDLCQWIGDFLRDYRMEMPRDIEIRCSYPAVPVYARFDPNQMAQVLTNLCNNAVRHSRAATGVPTAELVISYLPQRQCAQLDILDDGYGVAEENTDKIFEPFFTTESAGAGLGLYIARELCESNRANLYYCRSRDRRSCFRVEFANADQIF